In Carya illinoinensis cultivar Pawnee chromosome 7, C.illinoinensisPawnee_v1, whole genome shotgun sequence, the following are encoded in one genomic region:
- the LOC122315836 gene encoding ETO1-like protein 1 gives MRTFFPSESCKETQLNAFNPQSWLQVERGKLSKLSSQPSSSSIESLIKVPEPPILPFFKPADYVEVLAQIHEELESCPSQERSSLYLLQFQVFRGLGELKLMRRSLRAAWQKASTLHEKLVFGAWMKYEKQGEELISDLLGTCGKCAQEFGPVDVASQLPLDVNVNSHVSVLMYGNQVLRNVSFRIGDEKIFCDRKKISGLSAPFNAMLNGCFTESLCEEIDLSENNISPSGMRAVKEFSMKGSLGEVPTNLLLEILVFANKFCCERLKDACDRKLASLVSAREDAVELIEYALEENTPILAASCLQVFLRDLPDCLNDDRVVEIFIQTSRQQISIMVGPASFSLYCLLSEVAINLDPQAYKTVCFLERLIEFAETDRQRLMAFHQLGCVRLFRKEYEEAKHLFEASLNAGHIYSVSALARIGYIKGHNLWAYEKLSSVISTVTPLGWMHQERSLYCEGDKCWEDLEKATELDPTLTYPYMYRAASLMRTQNVQAALAEINRILGFKLALECLELRFCLYLALEDYQSALCDVQAILTLSPDYRMFEGRAAASQLRTLVHEHVDYWTAADCWLQLYDRWSSVDDIGSLSVIYQMLESDAAKGVLYFRQSLLLLRLNCPEAAMRSLQLARQFASSEHERLVYEGWILYDTGHCEEGLQKAEESIKIKRSFEAFFLKAYALADSSQDPSCSSTVVSLLEDALKCPSDRLRKGQALNNLGSVYVDCGKLDLAADCYINALNIRHTRAHQGLARVHFLRNDKAAAYEEMTKVIEKAQNSASAYEKRSEYCNREFTKADLEMVTQLDPLRVYPYKYRAAVLMDSHKEKEAIAELSRAIAFKADLHLLHLRAAFRENVGDVLGALRDCRAALSVDPNHQEMLELHSRVNSHEP, from the exons GATACTACCATTCTTTAAACCTGCTGATTACGTAGAAGTTTTAGCTCAAATTCATGAAGAACTTGAGTCATGTCCTTCACAAGAGAGGTCGAGCCTCTATTTGTTACAGTTTCAGGTGTTTAGGGGCCTAGGGGAGCTCAAATTGATGCGGAGAAGCCTCCGTGCAGCTTGGCAGAAGGCTAGCACCCTTCATGAGAAGCTCGTGTTTGGGGCATGGATGAAGTATGAGAAACAAGGGGAAGAGCTTATATCTGACTTGCTTGGAACCTGTGGTAAATGTGCCCAGGAGTTTGGACCTGTAGATGTAGCATCTCAGCTTCCTCTTGATGTAAATGTTAATTCCCATGTGAGTGTTCTGATGTATGGGAACCAAGTTTTAAGAAACGTTAGTTTTAGAATTGGAgatgagaaaatattttgtgatagGAAAAAAATTTCTGGCCTTTCAGCTCCATTTAATGCTATGCTAAACGGGTGTTTCACAGAATCACTTTGTGAGGAAATTGATCTCTCTGAAAACAATATCTCTCCGTCAGGTATGAGGGCAGTGAAGGAGTTTAGCATGAAAGGTAGTTTAGGTGAGGTTCCCACAAATCTCCTGCTGGAAATATTAGTTTTTGCAAACAAGTTTTGTTGTGAAAGGCTCAAAGATGCTTGCGATAGGAAACTTGCATCTCTGGTTTCTGCTAGAGAAGATGCAGTGGAACTCATAGAATATGCACTTGAAGAGAACACGCCAATTTTAGCTGCCTCATGTCTGCAAGTTTTTTTGCGTGATCTTCCTGATTGTTTGAATGACGATCGAGTAGTGGAAATATTTATCCAAACTAGTAGACAACAAATATCAATCATGGTTGGGCCAGCTTCATTTTCCCTGTACTGTTTATTAAGTGAAGTTGCAATAAACCTTGATCCCCAGGCTTATAAAACAGTTTGTTTCCTGGAACGATTGATTGAATTTGCCGAAACAGACAGGCAGAGACTGATGGCATTTCATCAGTTAGGATGTGTGAGGCTCTTTAGGAAAGAATATGAAGAAGCCAAACATCTTTTTGAGGCATCTTTGAATGCTGGCCATATATATTCTGTTTCAGCTTTGGCTAGAATTGGTTACATCAAGGGCCATAACCTTTGGGCTTATGAGAAGCTCAGCTCTGTAATTTCCACTGTTACCCCACTTGGATGGATGCACCAGGAGAGGTCATTGTACTGTGAAGGCGATAAGTGTTGGGAGGATCTTGAGAAAGCCACTGAGTTGGACCCTACTCTTACTTACCCCTACATGTATCGGGCTGCCTCCTTAATGAGAACTCAGAATGTTCAAGCTGCACTTGCAGAGATCAATCGCATTCTTGGGTTTAAACTTGCACTAGAATGTTTGGAACTTCGGTTTTGTTTATATCTAGCACTTGAGGATTACCAGTCAGCCCTTTGTGATGTTCAGGCAATTCTCACACTCTCCCCTGATTATAGGATGTTTGAAGGACGGGCAGCAGCATCTCAGCTCCGTACTCTTGTGCATGAGCATGTAGATTATTGGACAGCAGCAGACTGTTGGCTGCAATTGTATGATCGGTGGTCTTCAGTTGATGATATAGGGTCTCTGTCTGTTATTTATCAGATGCTTGAATCTGATGCAGCAAAAGGGGTTCTGTACTTCAGACAGTCTTTGCTTCTCCTGAG GTTGAACTGTCCTGAGGCAGCGATGCGAAGTCTACAATTAGCTCGCCAATTTGCTTCCAGTGAACATGAGCGACTGGTTTATGAGGGGTGGATCTTATATGATACTGGTCATTGTGAGGAAGGGCTTCAAAAAGCAGAGGAGTCAATCAAAATCAAGAGATCTTTTGAGGCCTTCTTCCTGAAAGCCTATGCATTGGCCGACTCCAGCCAGGATCCGTCTTGTTCATCAACTGTTGTTTCACTTCTTGAAGATGCCTTGAAGTGTCCGTCAGACAGGCTGCGGAAAGGTCAG GCATTGAACAATCTAGGAAGTGTTTATGTTGACTGTGGGAAGTTAGACTTGGCAGCTGATTGTTACATTAATGCTCTTAATATCCGGCACACCCGGGCCCACCAGGGCCTTGCTCGGGTTCATTTTCTCAGAAATGATAAGGCTGCTGCATATGAGGAAATGACGAAAGTGATTGAGAAGGCCCAGAACAGTGCATCTGCCTATGAGAAGAGGTCTGAGTACTGCAATCGTGAATTCACAAAGGCAGATCTGGAGATGGTCACCCAACTAGATCCGCTTCGGGTATACCCTTACAAATATCGAGCTGCAG TATTAATGGACAGCCACAAGGAAAAAGAAGCCATTGCTGAATTATCAAGAGCCATAGCATTCAAAGCAGACCTTCACCTTCTACACCTGCGGGCAGCATTCCGTGAGAACGTCGGTGATGTTTTGGGCGCACTCCGGGATTGTCGAGCCGCACTCTCTGTAGACCCCAACCATCAAGAAATGTTGGAGCTTCACAGCCGTGTAAACAGCCATGAACCTTGA